One stretch of Ipomoea triloba cultivar NCNSP0323 chromosome 8, ASM357664v1 DNA includes these proteins:
- the LOC116027153 gene encoding patatin-like protein 1 isoform X1 yields the protein MVKIERNFVTVLSIDGGGIRGIIPAVILAYLESQFQELDGEDARLADYFDVISGTSTGGLVTAMLTAPDENGRPLYAAKDIKPFYLNNGPKIFPQKGGWFGKIWPSIRSVFGPKYDGKYLRSLLKEQLKEIRLKDTLTNIVIPTFDIKNLQPVIFSTYQAKRCPKMNAYLSDVCIGTSAAPTYLPAHYFKIEDPKHGTDEPPREYNLIDGGVAANNPVQWLCLTLVAINQVTKQILDNNPDFSPMKPIDSPSFRVISIGTGAAKNEHKYDSKQAAKWGILSWLFHKSSTPLIEVFMQSSADMVDLHNSVVFQTLDSSENRYLRIQEDELSGILSSADAATKENLEKLVEIGEKLLKKSVSRVNLETGVSEPIPHSGTNEDALKRFAKLLSDEKRFRESKSPIMNYP from the exons ATGGTGAAGATTGAAAGAAATTTTGTCACTGTTCTTAGCATCGACGGTGGTGGCATTCGAGGGATTATTCCAGCTGTTATCCTCGCTTACCTCGAATCCCAATTTCAA gagttgGATGGAGAAGATGCAAGACTAGCAGACTACTTCGACGTGATCTCCGGGACAAGCACCGGCGGCCTTGTGACGGCCATGTTGACGGCTCCCGACGAGAATGGGCGCCCCCTTTATGCAGCTAAAGATATTAAGCCTTTCTACCTCAACAACGGTCCCAAAATTTTCCCACAAAAGGG AGGATGGTTTGGTAAAATATGGCCGTCGATTAGATCCGTGTTTGGCCCTAAGTACGATGGCAAGTACCTACGTAGTCTCCTAAAGGAGCAGTTGAAAGAAATTCGGTTAAAAGACACTCTTACTAACATTGTTATTCCCACTTTTGACATCAAGAATCTGCAACCTGTCATCTTCTCTACTTACCAG GCTAAGAGATGCCCAAAAATGAATGCTTATTTGTCAGACGTTTGCATTGGCACTTCAGCCGCTCCCACATACCTTCCTGCtcattatttcaagattgaagaTCCCAAACATGGAACTGATGAACCGCCCAGAGAATATAATCTTATTGACGGTGGCGTAGCTGCAAACAATCCGGTACAATggctttgtttg ACATTGGTAGCCATAAACCAAGTGACCAAACAGATTTTGGACAACAACCCAGATTTCTCCCCCATGAAGCCCATAGATTCCCCCAGTTTTCGTGTGATATCTATAGGGACAGGAGCTGCTAAAAATGAGCACAAGTATGATTCTAAACAGGCAGCCAAATGGGGTATTCTCAGCTGGTTATTTCACAAAAGCTCAACGCCATTGATCGAAGTTTTCATGCAGTCCAGTGCAGATATGGTGGATCTGCATAACTCCGTCGTCTTCCAGACTCTCGACTCATCTGAAAATCGTTATCTCAGAATTCAA GAGGACGAATTGAGTGGAATATTATCTTCTGCGGATGCAGCCACTAAGGAAAATTTGGAAAAGCTGGTGGAAATTGGGGAGAAGCTGCTGAAGAAGTCAGTTTCCAGGGTGAATTTAGAGACTGGTGTCAGTGAACCAATTCCACATTCTGGCACAAATGAAGATGCTCTCAAAAG GTTTGCGAAGTTATTATCAGATGAAAAGAGATTTAGAGAATCGAAGTCGCCAATTATGAATTACCCATAA
- the LOC116026671 gene encoding patatin-like protein 2 — protein MVKMERKPSHIQAPTYGKLVTVLSIDGGGIRGIIPAIILDYLESQLQELDGEDARLADYFDVISGTSTGGLVTAMLTAPDEKGRPLYAAKDIKPFYLDNCPKIFPQKGGWFGKIWKLIVSVFGPKYNGKYLHSLVKDELKQIRLKDTLTNVVIPTFDIKNLQPVIFSTFEAKRCPKMDPYLSDICIGTSAAPTYLPAHNFQIEDPKQGTEPPTEYNLIDGGVAANNPTLVAITQVTKQIFDHNPDFSLIKPTDFQRFLVISIGTGAAKNEKKYDSIQAAKWGIFRWLFNKSSTPLIEVFSQSSADMVDLHNSVVFQALHSEDSYLRIQDDSLAGTVSSVDIATKENLENLVKTGENLLEKQVSRVNLGTGVSEPVANSGSNKDALKRFAKLLSDEKKLRDLKSPVTGHQQKLDQSNA, from the exons ATGGTGAAGATGGAGAGAAAACCCTCACATATTCAAGCTCCCACCTATGGAAAACTAGTCACTGTCCTTAGCATCGACGGCGGTGGCATTCGAGGAATTATTCCGGCCATTATCCTCGATTACCTCGAATCACAACTTCAG GAGTTGGATGGAGAAGATGCAAGATTGGCAGACTACTTCGACGTGATCTCCGGGACAAGCACCGGCGGCCTTGTGACGGCCATGTTGACGGCTCCCGACGAGAAGGGTCGCCCCCTTTATGCAGCTAAAGATATTAAGCCTTTTTACCTGGATAACTGTCCCAAGATTTTCCCACAAAAAGG TGGATGGTTTGGTAAAATATGGAAATTGATTGTATCTGTGTTTGGCCCCAAGTACAATGGCAAGTACCTGCATAGTCTGGTGAAGGATGAGCTGAAACAAATTCGGCTGAAAGACACTCTCACTAACGTTGTTATTCCCACTTTTGACATCAAGAATTTGCAGCCTGTCATCTTCTCCACTTTCGAG GCTAAGAGATGCCCAAAAATGGATCCTTATTTGTCAGACATTTGCATTGGCACTTCAGCAGCTCCCACATATCTTCCTGCTCATAATTTCCAGATTGAAGATCCCAAGCAAGGAACTGAACCTCCCACAGAGTATAATCTTATCGATGGCGGTGTTGCTGCAAACAATCCG ACATTGGTGGCCATAACCCAAGTGACCAAACAGATTTTCGACCACAACCCAGATTTCTCCCTCATCAAGCCCACGGATTTCCAGCGTTTTCTTGTGATATCCATAGGGACAGGAGCCgccaaaaatgagaaaaagtaTGATTCTATACAGGCGGCCAAATGGGGCATTTTCAGATGGTTATTTAACAAAAGCTCAACGCCATTGATCGAAGTTTTCTCGCAGTCCAGTGCAGACATGGTGGATCTCCATAACTCCGTGGTTTTCCAGGCTCTCCATTCTGAAGATAGTTATCTCAGAATTCAA GATGACAGTTTAGCTGGAACAGTATCATCTGTGGACATAGCCACCAAGGAAAACCTGGAAAACCTGGTGAAAACTGGGGAGAATCTGCTGGAGAAGCAAGTTTCCAGGGTAAATTTAGGGACAGGTGTCAGTGAACCAGTTGCAAATTCTGGCTCAAATAAAGATGCTCTCAAAAG GTTCGCAAAGTTATTATCAGATGAAAAGAAACTTAGAGATCTGAAGTCTCCGGTCACCGGTCACCAACAAAAGCTCGACCAAAGTAACGCATGA
- the LOC116027153 gene encoding patatin-like protein 1 isoform X3 gives MLTAPDENGRPLYAAKDIKPFYLNNGPKIFPQKGGWFGKIWPSIRSVFGPKYDGKYLRSLLKEQLKEIRLKDTLTNIVIPTFDIKNLQPVIFSTYQAKRCPKMNAYLSDVCIGTSAAPTYLPAHYFKIEDPKHGTDEPPREYNLIDGGVAANNPVQWLCLTLVAINQVTKQILDNNPDFSPMKPIDSPSFRVISIGTGAAKNEHKYDSKQAAKWGILSWLFHKSSTPLIEVFMQSSADMVDLHNSVVFQTLDSSENRYLRIQEDELSGILSSADAATKENLEKLVEIGEKLLKKSVSRVNLETGVSEPIPHSGTNEDALKRFAKLLSDEKRFRESKSPIMNYP, from the exons ATGTTGACGGCTCCCGACGAGAATGGGCGCCCCCTTTATGCAGCTAAAGATATTAAGCCTTTCTACCTCAACAACGGTCCCAAAATTTTCCCACAAAAGGG AGGATGGTTTGGTAAAATATGGCCGTCGATTAGATCCGTGTTTGGCCCTAAGTACGATGGCAAGTACCTACGTAGTCTCCTAAAGGAGCAGTTGAAAGAAATTCGGTTAAAAGACACTCTTACTAACATTGTTATTCCCACTTTTGACATCAAGAATCTGCAACCTGTCATCTTCTCTACTTACCAG GCTAAGAGATGCCCAAAAATGAATGCTTATTTGTCAGACGTTTGCATTGGCACTTCAGCCGCTCCCACATACCTTCCTGCtcattatttcaagattgaagaTCCCAAACATGGAACTGATGAACCGCCCAGAGAATATAATCTTATTGACGGTGGCGTAGCTGCAAACAATCCGGTACAATggctttgtttg ACATTGGTAGCCATAAACCAAGTGACCAAACAGATTTTGGACAACAACCCAGATTTCTCCCCCATGAAGCCCATAGATTCCCCCAGTTTTCGTGTGATATCTATAGGGACAGGAGCTGCTAAAAATGAGCACAAGTATGATTCTAAACAGGCAGCCAAATGGGGTATTCTCAGCTGGTTATTTCACAAAAGCTCAACGCCATTGATCGAAGTTTTCATGCAGTCCAGTGCAGATATGGTGGATCTGCATAACTCCGTCGTCTTCCAGACTCTCGACTCATCTGAAAATCGTTATCTCAGAATTCAA GAGGACGAATTGAGTGGAATATTATCTTCTGCGGATGCAGCCACTAAGGAAAATTTGGAAAAGCTGGTGGAAATTGGGGAGAAGCTGCTGAAGAAGTCAGTTTCCAGGGTGAATTTAGAGACTGGTGTCAGTGAACCAATTCCACATTCTGGCACAAATGAAGATGCTCTCAAAAG GTTTGCGAAGTTATTATCAGATGAAAAGAGATTTAGAGAATCGAAGTCGCCAATTATGAATTACCCATAA
- the LOC116027153 gene encoding patatin-like protein 1 isoform X2, with amino-acid sequence MVKIERNFVTVLSIDGGGIRGIIPAVILAYLESQFQELDGEDARLADYFDVISGTSTGGLVTAMLTAPDENGRPLYAAKDIKPFYLNNGPKIFPQKGGWFGKIWPSIRSVFGPKYDGKYLRSLLKEQLKEIRLKDTLTNIVIPTFDIKNLQPVIFSTYQAKRCPKMNAYLSDVCIGTSAAPTYLPAHYFKIEDPKHGTDEPPREYNLIDGGVAANNPTLVAINQVTKQILDNNPDFSPMKPIDSPSFRVISIGTGAAKNEHKYDSKQAAKWGILSWLFHKSSTPLIEVFMQSSADMVDLHNSVVFQTLDSSENRYLRIQEDELSGILSSADAATKENLEKLVEIGEKLLKKSVSRVNLETGVSEPIPHSGTNEDALKRFAKLLSDEKRFRESKSPIMNYP; translated from the exons ATGGTGAAGATTGAAAGAAATTTTGTCACTGTTCTTAGCATCGACGGTGGTGGCATTCGAGGGATTATTCCAGCTGTTATCCTCGCTTACCTCGAATCCCAATTTCAA gagttgGATGGAGAAGATGCAAGACTAGCAGACTACTTCGACGTGATCTCCGGGACAAGCACCGGCGGCCTTGTGACGGCCATGTTGACGGCTCCCGACGAGAATGGGCGCCCCCTTTATGCAGCTAAAGATATTAAGCCTTTCTACCTCAACAACGGTCCCAAAATTTTCCCACAAAAGGG AGGATGGTTTGGTAAAATATGGCCGTCGATTAGATCCGTGTTTGGCCCTAAGTACGATGGCAAGTACCTACGTAGTCTCCTAAAGGAGCAGTTGAAAGAAATTCGGTTAAAAGACACTCTTACTAACATTGTTATTCCCACTTTTGACATCAAGAATCTGCAACCTGTCATCTTCTCTACTTACCAG GCTAAGAGATGCCCAAAAATGAATGCTTATTTGTCAGACGTTTGCATTGGCACTTCAGCCGCTCCCACATACCTTCCTGCtcattatttcaagattgaagaTCCCAAACATGGAACTGATGAACCGCCCAGAGAATATAATCTTATTGACGGTGGCGTAGCTGCAAACAATCCG ACATTGGTAGCCATAAACCAAGTGACCAAACAGATTTTGGACAACAACCCAGATTTCTCCCCCATGAAGCCCATAGATTCCCCCAGTTTTCGTGTGATATCTATAGGGACAGGAGCTGCTAAAAATGAGCACAAGTATGATTCTAAACAGGCAGCCAAATGGGGTATTCTCAGCTGGTTATTTCACAAAAGCTCAACGCCATTGATCGAAGTTTTCATGCAGTCCAGTGCAGATATGGTGGATCTGCATAACTCCGTCGTCTTCCAGACTCTCGACTCATCTGAAAATCGTTATCTCAGAATTCAA GAGGACGAATTGAGTGGAATATTATCTTCTGCGGATGCAGCCACTAAGGAAAATTTGGAAAAGCTGGTGGAAATTGGGGAGAAGCTGCTGAAGAAGTCAGTTTCCAGGGTGAATTTAGAGACTGGTGTCAGTGAACCAATTCCACATTCTGGCACAAATGAAGATGCTCTCAAAAG GTTTGCGAAGTTATTATCAGATGAAAAGAGATTTAGAGAATCGAAGTCGCCAATTATGAATTACCCATAA